Proteins encoded together in one Anaerococcus murdochii window:
- a CDS encoding DUF1858 domain-containing protein, whose translation MTENTQNKVTITRDMIIGDIIQAKPEAINTLMMSGMGCIACPTALYETLEEACMVHGMDPDYLLEQLND comes from the coding sequence ATGACCGAAAATACTCAAAACAAAGTAACTATCACACGTGATATGATAATAGGCGATATAATCCAAGCTAAACCTGAAGCTATCAACACTCTTATGATGAGTGGCATGGGCTGCATAGCATGTCCAACAGCTCTTTATGAGACCCTTGAAGAAGCTTGCATGGTTCACGGCATGGATCCAGATTATTTGCTTGAACAATTAAACGACTAA
- the trhA gene encoding PAQR family membrane homeostasis protein TrhA, with protein sequence MRIIKYSKSEEFLNIATHLLGFILSLIFFLPLVISTYKSGDIVAFLAWLMYFIAIALMFLASSLYHSMTNPLARTIFRAIDHGVIYLTIAGSYTPIILIGLKSTFSIVIFVIIWILAITGISMNIIAFATGNEDRIKKASMIIYMAMGWLSVLLLYQIYKYIGISYILFLVLGGLFYTIGAVFYAIKKIPYNHAIWHIFILVAAFVMLYGNIKYLG encoded by the coding sequence ATGAGGATAATTAAATATTCTAAGTCTGAAGAATTTTTAAATATTGCAACCCACCTTTTGGGTTTCATCCTAAGCCTGATATTTTTCCTACCCCTTGTAATTTCAACCTACAAGTCTGGAGATATAGTAGCTTTCTTGGCCTGGCTTATGTATTTTATTGCCATCGCCCTGATGTTTTTGGCATCAAGCCTCTACCATTCGATGACAAATCCCCTCGCTCGTACGATTTTTAGGGCTATAGACCACGGAGTAATCTACCTTACAATCGCAGGTTCCTACACACCGATCATTTTAATCGGCCTAAAGTCGACCTTTTCCATAGTGATTTTTGTAATCATTTGGATTTTGGCCATCACAGGAATTTCTATGAACATAATAGCTTTTGCAACTGGCAATGAAGACAGGATTAAAAAAGCTTCCATGATTATCTACATGGCCATGGGTTGGTTGTCGGTCTTGCTTTTGTATCAAATTTATAAGTATATTGGCATATCCTATATTCTGTTTTTGGTTTTAGGTGGCCTATTTTATACAATTGGGGCTGTGTTTTATGCCATCAAAAAAATCCCTTACAACCACGCCATCTGGCACATCTTTATACTTGTTGCAGCCTTTGTCATGCTTTATGGCAATATAAAATACTTGGGATAA
- the htpG gene encoding molecular chaperone HtpG, whose protein sequence is MKQEFKAEAKKVMDLMIHSIYTNKEIFLRELISNASDALDKLYYEDLKSDSTTNKDDYFIEIIPNKEERTLTIRDTGIGMDEEDLQNNLGTIAKSGTEAFRKSVDSSDIKDLIGQFGVGFYSAFMVADKIQVLSKKSGSKKAYIWESEDADGFTIKEASKASTGTDVILHLRENTEDENYDIYLDQNTIRGLITKYSNYIRYPIKMEITKTRIKEGSPEDKPEYEDYRDMTVLNSDKPIWKEDKKNLTDEDYINFYQESHFGFDKPLSWVHFKAEGLVEFRSLLYIPEKAPFDYYSKDRQIGLELYSHGVKIMDSCDEILDDAYSFVKGVVESDDLTLNISRETLQQNRQLRVISKQINKKINAHLKEMMEKNREDYEKFYKEFADSIKVSIYESYGANKEDLQDLLLFYSRKEDKLISLKEYKEAAPSTAEFIYYGTGESLEKIKSSPALKMVDEDKDVLLLDKALDEFLIKMLGEYQGLKFKSITAEEESEDEDKEDNEIISFIKEAMPEDVVDVTFTDKLEDVPSLIKERGEVSIEMEKTLKNQPNAFGIKAEKVLEISTKTKAYDLLEKAYKEDKDKAKMIAGLLLDQARLIEGLEIEDPVAYAKNIWKLI, encoded by the coding sequence ATGAAACAAGAATTTAAGGCGGAAGCCAAAAAAGTCATGGATCTTATGATTCATTCAATTTACACAAACAAGGAAATATTTTTAAGAGAGCTTATTTCAAATGCATCTGATGCCTTAGATAAGCTATACTACGAAGATTTAAAGTCCGATTCAACTACAAATAAGGACGATTATTTTATAGAAATAATCCCAAATAAGGAAGAAAGGACTCTTACAATTAGGGATACAGGAATAGGAATGGATGAGGAAGATTTGCAAAACAACCTCGGTACCATTGCTAAATCAGGCACCGAAGCCTTTAGGAAATCTGTTGATTCATCAGACATCAAGGACTTAATCGGTCAATTTGGTGTAGGTTTTTATTCTGCCTTTATGGTTGCAGACAAAATCCAAGTTTTATCCAAAAAATCTGGATCAAAAAAAGCCTATATTTGGGAAAGCGAAGATGCGGACGGCTTTACTATCAAGGAAGCAAGTAAGGCAAGCACAGGAACTGATGTAATTCTTCATTTGAGGGAAAATACAGAAGACGAAAATTACGATATTTATCTAGATCAAAACACAATCAGAGGTCTTATTACTAAGTATTCAAACTATATCAGGTACCCAATCAAGATGGAAATCACCAAGACTAGGATTAAGGAAGGTTCACCTGAAGATAAGCCAGAATACGAAGACTACAGGGATATGACCGTCCTCAATTCTGACAAACCAATTTGGAAGGAAGACAAGAAAAATCTCACAGATGAAGATTATATAAATTTCTACCAAGAAAGTCACTTTGGCTTTGATAAGCCACTTTCATGGGTTCATTTCAAAGCGGAAGGCCTAGTTGAATTTAGGTCACTTTTATACATTCCAGAAAAGGCGCCTTTCGATTATTATTCAAAAGACAGGCAAATCGGCCTTGAGCTATATTCTCACGGAGTAAAAATCATGGATTCTTGTGATGAAATCCTAGACGATGCCTATTCTTTTGTAAAAGGTGTGGTTGAATCTGACGACCTTACCCTAAATATTTCAAGGGAAACCCTCCAACAAAATAGGCAGTTAAGGGTAATTTCAAAACAAATCAACAAAAAAATCAACGCCCACCTAAAGGAAATGATGGAGAAAAATAGGGAAGACTACGAAAAATTCTACAAAGAATTTGCCGACTCCATCAAGGTTTCCATCTACGAATCCTACGGGGCAAACAAGGAAGATTTACAAGACCTACTTCTCTTCTATTCTAGAAAAGAAGATAAACTGATAAGCCTAAAAGAATACAAGGAAGCTGCCCCATCAACAGCCGAATTTATCTACTACGGCACAGGCGAATCCCTTGAAAAAATCAAGTCTTCCCCAGCATTAAAAATGGTAGACGAAGACAAGGACGTCCTTCTCTTAGACAAGGCCTTAGATGAATTTTTAATAAAGATGCTAGGAGAATACCAAGGACTCAAATTTAAATCAATCACTGCAGAGGAAGAATCTGAGGACGAAGACAAGGAAGATAACGAAATCATATCCTTTATTAAAGAAGCCATGCCAGAAGACGTGGTAGATGTGACCTTTACAGACAAATTAGAAGACGTCCCATCCCTAATCAAAGAACGTGGCGAGGTTTCAATCGAAATGGAAAAGACCCTCAAAAACCAACCAAACGCCTTCGGAATCAAGGCAGAAAAAGTCCTAGAAATCTCAACAAAAACCAAGGCCTACGACCTCTTAGAAAAAGCCTACAAGGAAGATAAAGATAAGGCGAAAATGATAGCAGGACTCTTACTAGACCAAGCAAGGCTCATAGAAGGTCTAGAAATCGAAGACCCTGTGGCATATGCTAAAAATATTTGGAAACTTATTTAA
- a CDS encoding DUF4829 domain-containing protein has product MEYGKGKGIDIDPNDVIVLFSDFDISGENPVLSKGEYKDYSWILVRKDKDRVWKIEDQGY; this is encoded by the coding sequence ATGGAATATGGAAAAGGCAAGGGAATTGATATAGATCCAAATGATGTTATCGTACTATTTTCAGATTTTGACATAAGTGGGGAAAATCCTGTATTAAGTAAGGGAGAATACAAGGATTACAGTTGGATCTTAGTTCGAAAAGACAAAGATAGGGTATGGAAGATAGAAGATCAGGGTTATTAA
- a CDS encoding aminopeptidase codes for MEDIRKSAWLELTEAELKDLDVFSKDYLGFMDKSKTERMAVMEIIKRAEEAGFRPLDDLIKDNEVKAGAKAYAINRNKAVALFVLGSKDLEDGMTIVGSHLDSPRLDLKPVPLFEESHAAYLKTHYYGGIKKYQWTNIPLSLVGVAFKKDGTKVEISIGEKDDDPVFFISELLVHLSADLNQKKAGEVIEGEKLNIMVGSIPLKDEKENPIKKNVLKYLKENYGLEEDDFMVAELNVVPATKARDVGFDRSMIMAYGHDDKVCSFASLKAILEAGEDTPEKTLVGLYVDKEEIGSVGATGMTSQFFEDMVLEILNAQGKGNIVSLKRALRSSKVLSADVTLAEDPGYLDATEPMNTAKLGHGVALTKYTGSRGKGGSNDADGEYLSEVRLAFAKENAIWQTGELGKIDQGGGGTIAYILAEYGMSVVDCGTPVVSMHAPLELISKADLYQTYKAYLGFFKHI; via the coding sequence ATGGAAGATATTAGAAAATCTGCCTGGCTTGAATTGACTGAGGCAGAGCTTAAAGATTTGGACGTTTTTTCTAAGGATTATCTAGGTTTTATGGATAAGTCTAAGACAGAAAGAATGGCTGTTATGGAAATTATTAAAAGAGCAGAAGAGGCTGGTTTTAGGCCACTTGATGACCTAATTAAGGATAATGAAGTTAAGGCTGGGGCTAAGGCCTATGCTATTAATAGAAATAAGGCTGTGGCTTTATTTGTCCTTGGTTCAAAAGACCTTGAAGATGGTATGACCATTGTTGGCTCCCATTTAGATAGTCCAAGGCTTGACCTTAAGCCAGTTCCACTTTTTGAAGAAAGTCACGCAGCTTATTTAAAAACCCACTATTATGGCGGTATCAAAAAATACCAATGGACAAATATTCCATTAAGTTTAGTTGGCGTTGCCTTTAAAAAAGACGGTACAAAAGTTGAAATATCAATAGGTGAGAAGGACGATGACCCAGTATTTTTCATCTCTGAACTTTTAGTTCACTTATCAGCCGACCTTAACCAAAAGAAGGCAGGCGAAGTTATAGAAGGTGAAAAACTCAACATCATGGTAGGATCAATTCCTCTTAAGGATGAAAAAGAAAATCCTATCAAGAAAAATGTTTTAAAATACCTAAAGGAAAATTATGGCCTTGAAGAAGATGACTTTATGGTGGCAGAACTTAATGTAGTTCCAGCGACTAAGGCACGTGACGTTGGTTTTGATAGGTCAATGATTATGGCTTATGGCCACGACGATAAGGTATGTTCTTTTGCTTCTCTAAAGGCAATCCTTGAAGCAGGCGAGGACACTCCAGAAAAAACTCTAGTAGGTCTTTATGTTGACAAGGAAGAAATCGGATCTGTTGGTGCAACAGGTATGACCAGCCAATTTTTCGAAGACATGGTCCTTGAAATCCTAAACGCCCAAGGCAAGGGCAATATTGTTAGCCTAAAGAGAGCTTTGAGATCTTCTAAGGTCCTTTCTGCAGATGTAACCCTTGCAGAAGATCCTGGCTATCTTGACGCAACAGAACCAATGAATACAGCCAAGCTTGGCCATGGTGTGGCCCTAACCAAATATACAGGTTCACGTGGAAAAGGCGGCTCAAATGATGCTGACGGCGAATATTTATCTGAAGTAAGGCTTGCCTTTGCAAAAGAAAATGCAATTTGGCAAACAGGTGAACTTGGTAAAATCGACCAAGGTGGTGGCGGAACAATCGCCTATATCCTTGCAGAATACGGTATGTCTGTGGTTGATTGCGGTACTCCAGTGGTATCCATGCACGCACCTCTAGAATTAATTTCCAAAGCCGACCTCTACCAAACCTACAAGGCATATTTAGGATTCTTTAAACACATTTAA
- a CDS encoding Veg family protein, translating into MAQRSVHDIRKEVENSVGKEVILKADMGRKRVKTKTGVIVSAFPSVFTVKVNNDFDVERTISYTYSDILTSAVKLTPNK; encoded by the coding sequence ATGGCACAAAGATCAGTTCACGATATTAGAAAAGAAGTAGAAAATTCGGTTGGTAAGGAAGTAATCCTTAAGGCCGATATGGGCAGGAAGAGAGTAAAAACTAAGACAGGTGTCATTGTAAGTGCATTTCCAAGTGTGTTTACAGTTAAGGTCAACAATGACTTTGATGTTGAAAGAACAATATCTTACACATATTCAGATATTTTAACATCAGCAGTAAAATTGACTCCAAACAAATAA
- a CDS encoding PHP domain-containing protein, which produces MKYADLHMHTSYSDGDYDIREVIEMAVGAGFKTMAITDHDRADHFEKIKEIGKDFDIRLIKGLEISAYDFDSHKKVHIVGLFLPEKTPEIDKLNAITNKKREAYHISLLPKLAEDGFELDYAYLKTFAKNSIIYKSDIFWAMKAKYPERMEGVGFKDVFHEKTTDDLARTMGYIPVKDAIEAVNKDGGLSILAHPQEYDNWDEIEKYKEMGLRAIEINHSRMKDGDFERAKDFANKLDLLMSGGSDFHRLGRFDLGDYGLSQDEFKALEEGFRKNN; this is translated from the coding sequence ATGAAATACGCAGATTTACACATGCACACATCGTATTCTGATGGTGACTATGATATAAGAGAAGTAATAGAAATGGCTGTGGGAGCTGGTTTTAAAACCATGGCCATAACTGATCACGACAGGGCAGACCATTTTGAGAAAATAAAGGAAATTGGCAAAGATTTTGATATTAGGCTAATTAAGGGCCTTGAAATATCGGCCTATGACTTTGATTCTCATAAAAAAGTCCACATAGTGGGTTTATTTTTACCTGAAAAAACACCGGAAATTGACAAGCTTAATGCCATTACTAATAAAAAAAGGGAAGCCTACCACATTTCTCTTTTGCCAAAGCTTGCGGAAGATGGTTTTGAACTTGATTATGCCTATCTAAAAACTTTTGCAAAAAATTCCATAATATATAAGTCAGATATTTTTTGGGCAATGAAGGCAAAATACCCAGAAAGAATGGAAGGGGTGGGTTTTAAGGATGTTTTCCACGAAAAAACCACCGACGACCTTGCAAGGACCATGGGCTATATTCCTGTAAAAGACGCAATAGAGGCTGTAAATAAAGACGGAGGCCTATCAATCCTTGCCCATCCTCAAGAGTATGACAACTGGGATGAGATTGAAAAATATAAGGAAATGGGACTTAGAGCTATAGAAATCAACCACTCTAGGATGAAGGACGGAGATTTTGAGAGGGCAAAAGATTTTGCTAATAAACTCGATCTCCTAATGTCAGGTGGATCTGATTTTCACAGGCTAGGCCGCTTTGACCTTGGAGACTATGGCCTAAGTCAAGATGAATTTAAGGCCTTAGAAGAGGGGTTTAGAAAAAATAATTAG
- the gloA gene encoding lactoylglutathione lyase — MKFLHTMVRVKDLDKSFKFYTEELGFVESRRKEFPEKKFDLVYLMLPGSPDYELELTYNYDQEEGYEIGTGYGHIAISNPDIKTLRTDLMGKGYEVTEIRGLTPNSNKYFFVTDPDGYRIEIIQKKD; from the coding sequence ATGAAATTTTTACACACAATGGTAAGAGTTAAGGACCTTGATAAGTCCTTTAAGTTTTATACAGAAGAATTGGGTTTTGTAGAATCAAGAAGAAAGGAATTTCCAGAAAAGAAATTTGACTTAGTTTATCTAATGCTTCCTGGTTCCCCAGATTATGAATTAGAATTAACCTACAATTACGACCAAGAAGAAGGCTACGAAATCGGCACAGGCTACGGCCACATCGCCATTTCTAATCCCGACATCAAAACTCTTAGGACAGATTTGATGGGAAAAGGCTATGAAGTAACTGAAATCAGAGGTCTTACACCAAATTCAAACAAGTATTTCTTTGTAACAGATCCAGACGGTTACAGAATTGAAATTATCCAAAAAAAAGACTAG
- a CDS encoding DUF2089 family protein, translating to MGNDKREWIENLDDSEIDFIKRFILESGSLKEMAAIYGVSYPTVRLRLDRLIEKIKLADKEDKSYVSLIKSMAIDGKITLDAAKILIEEYKKEGEEK from the coding sequence ATGGGAAATGATAAAAGAGAATGGATTGAAAATCTCGATGATAGCGAAATCGACTTTATCAAGAGATTTATCCTAGAATCGGGATCCTTAAAGGAAATGGCAGCAATCTACGGCGTATCCTACCCAACGGTGAGACTAAGGCTTGATAGGTTGATTGAAAAAATAAAATTAGCCGACAAGGAAGATAAGTCCTATGTGAGCCTTATAAAATCAATGGCCATAGATGGGAAAATCACCCTAGATGCAGCCAAGATTTTGATTGAAGAATACAAGAAAGAAGGAGAAGAGAAATGA
- a CDS encoding GNAT family N-acetyltransferase, with product MKNIKLYLPKENELDFAKNLLNDPATMAYNKGYDVFPGYDKETGTINHDDAYWGKWYDLYFANPGKFFYAYIYDQDIKTFVGDVNFHPSRLNPDARDIGIVIKDEFRCQGYGKLGLKLLIKKAFSFDSIRALSNNFEKERAVALKIHKDLGFKILYESDGIIYLGLKK from the coding sequence ATGAAAAATATAAAGCTATATCTCCCAAAAGAAAACGAATTAGACTTTGCCAAAAATCTCCTAAATGATCCTGCAACTATGGCCTACAACAAGGGTTATGATGTTTTTCCTGGCTATGATAAGGAAACTGGGACTATCAACCATGACGATGCCTATTGGGGAAAATGGTATGACCTTTATTTTGCTAATCCTGGGAAGTTTTTTTACGCCTATATTTATGACCAAGATATAAAAACCTTTGTAGGTGATGTAAATTTTCATCCTTCAAGGCTTAATCCTGATGCAAGGGATATAGGAATTGTGATTAAAGACGAATTTAGGTGCCAAGGATATGGAAAATTAGGACTTAAGCTTCTAATCAAAAAGGCTTTTTCCTTTGATTCTATAAGGGCCCTTTCCAATAATTTTGAAAAAGAACGTGCAGTTGCTTTGAAAATCCATAAAGATTTAGGTTTTAAAATCCTTTATGAATCTGATGGAATAATTTACTTAGGGCTTAAAAAGTAA